ATGAATATTATTTGAACCGCTTCAAAGCGATGCTACGTTAACTCTTCAAATGCGTTATTTCATTGAAGTTTCATATAAAGGCACAAACTATAGCGGGTTTCAAATCCAGCACAATGCAAATACAGTTCAGGCAGAAGTTGAAAAAGCACTCTATATTTTCTTCAAAGAAAAAATCAATCTTACAGGATCTTCAAGAACAGATGCAGGAGTTCATGCACTAAAGAATTATTTTCATTTTGATTTTGTAAACGTAATTGATCCGTCTGTTTCTTATAATTTAAACTCAATATTACCAGATGATATTGTAATAAATAATATCATAAAGGTTAACGACTCTGCACATTGCAGGTTTGATGCAGTTTACAGGGAGTATAAGTATTATATATACCAGAAAAAGAATCCTTTCCTGGCAGATCGGGCTTACTACTTCCCATATAAGTTGGATAATGATTTATTAAATCAAGCCGCTTCAGTCATTAAAGAATATCAGGATTTTACCTCTTTTTCAAAACGAAATACACAGGTAAAGAGTTTTAAGTGTGAAATTGCTGATTCTAAATGGGTCAACGAGAGTGGTTGCCTTGTCTTCAATATTAAAGCAAATCGTTTTTTAAGAGGG
This sequence is a window from Bacteroidota bacterium. Protein-coding genes within it:
- the truA gene encoding tRNA pseudouridine(38-40) synthase TruA, which encodes MRYFIEVSYKGTNYSGFQIQHNANTVQAEVEKALYIFFKEKINLTGSSRTDAGVHALKNYFHFDFVNVIDPSVSYNLNSILPDDIVINNIIKVNDSAHCRFDAVYREYKYYIYQKKNPFLADRAYYFPYKLDNDLLNQAASVIKEYQDFTSFSKRNTQVKSFKCEIADSKWVNESGCLVFNIKANRFLRGMVRALAATMLNVGRGKTSIKDFVSIIESKDCTAASFAVPAQGLFLVDVWYGEKHF